The sequence AATGTGGTTGGGGGATTTGTTGTTACAGACAGGATGTTGGAAATGTTTAAGAAGAAATAATGTTCTTAAAATTCTAAATACTAAACACTAAATTCTAAGAAATGGGAAATAAGGTGTATGATTTAGAGGAAAGGACATTTTTATTTGCAAAGAAGACTAGGGAATTTGTTAAAAAGCTAGAAAAAAATGTTTGGAATAAGGAAGATATAAAACAGGTAGTAAGGGCATCCGGCTCAATAGCTGCAAACTATATAGAAGCGAACGAAAAATTAGGAGATAAGGATTTTTTAATGAAAATTAGAATTTCAAAGAAGGAATGAAAGGAAAGTATTTTGTGGCTAAGATTACTGGATGTTGAGGTAAAAACAACTGACAAAGAAAGGGTTGATTTAATAAATGAAGCAACTGAATTGAAGAATATATTAGGCGCAATTTATAAGAAATCATTAATCAAGACTACTAATTTTTAGAATTTAGAAATTAGGTATTAGAAATTAAAAAAAAGGTATGAAACACGCACTACTCGAAATTTGTTATTTAATTGGATCGGTAACTTTTATTCTTGGACTTAAAATGATGGGCAATGCCAAAACTGCTCGAAAGGGTAATTTGGTGGGAGCTGTGGGAATGACAGTTGCTATTATTGGCACCATATTTTTGCACGAAGGAGCTGTATCTCCTATTATATATAGTCTAATTTTTTCGGCTATTGCGTTAGGTACTATTATAGGTTGGTTTACCGCAAAGCGAGTTCAGATGACTAAAATGCCTGAATTAGTTTCTATGTTTAATGGTATGGGTGGGGCTTGTGCTGCGTTAATAGGGCTGATGGAATACGAACACAATTTAAATAATACAAGTGCTTTAATTCCAATTGTAGCAGGGTTGGTAATTGGTAGTGTTTCTTTTTCGGGGTCAATTATTGCATATCTGAAGTTGAATGGAACTATGAATAAACCTGTTCGATTGCCTTCCTATAATTTAATTAACAATGTTGTAATGCTTACGCTGCTAGTGTTTGCAGCATGGATAGTAGTTGCATCTCCTTCAGGTGCTGCAATGTTATATGCATTATTTGTGCTAGCTATTTTGTACGGAATTTTATTTACAGTTCCAATTGGAGGTGCAGATATGCCGGTTGTAATTTCGTTGCTTAACTCATTTACCGGATTAGCTGCGGCTTTCGGAGGATTTTTATATGATAATTATGTAATGCTTACTGGCGGTATATTAGTTGGCTCTGCAGGTACATTACTTACATTGGCTATGTGTAAAGCCATGAATAGGCCATTGAGCAATGTAATATTTGGTGCATTTGGTGGTGGAGCTGCTGCTGCAGGTGCTGGCGATGACACAAAAGGAAGTATAAAAGATGTAACAGTTAGCGATTTGGCAGTAATGATGAATTATTCCAAAAAAGTAGTAATCGTACCAGGTTATGGATTGGCTGTGGCACAAGCACAGCACGTTATTCACGAGTTAGAAGTTTTATTGGAAGAGCGAGGGGTAGAAGTTAAGTATGCAATACATCCTGTAGCAGGACGTATGCCTGGACATATGAATGTGTTGCTCGCAGAATCGAATGTAGATTATGGAAAGTTAATTGAGATGGAAGAGATTAATCCTGAGTTTGACCAGACAGATGTAGTGCTTGTAGTAGGCGCGAATGATGTTGTGAATCCTGCGGCAAAAACAGACCCATCTTCCCCTATTTATGGAATGCCAATTTTGGAGGTAGAGCGTGCTAAAAATATTATTATCAATAAACGCTCTATGAATGCCGGTTATGCCGGAATTGATAATTTATTATTCTACAATCCTAAAACAAGTATGTTTTTTGGAGATGCCAAAAAAGCACTCACTGATCTTGTAGCAGAGCTTAAAACACTTTAGCTTACAAATTGTTTAAAGTTCAATTTTGTAACCATTATATGTCATTCCCGCAAATGCAGGAATCTCTTCCAAATAGGCCGGAGATGTCAATTTTCATAGGCATTACAGTTGAATGGACTTTATTCACAGCCTGACTTTAAACAACTTCATTTTAAAATGGAAAACAACAAAAAGACTTCCGTTAATTAATGTTAAATAATTTTGGCACAACTATTGATACACTATGTATAAAAGAATAAGTTTGTATCTTTAGGTTAACAGATTGTTAGGAATGAGAAATATTGTCATAGTTGTATTTACTTTAATTAGTTGGGGTTTTGTTGCGCAAACAACCTTTAGCGATCCTTTTGCTCCAATTATTAAATTTGACAACGAAACATATGATTTTGGTTCGATAAAAAAAGGAGCTGATGGTAGTTGTGAGTTTAAGTTTAAAAATGAAGGACAAGACCCTTTGATAATCGATCGCGTAGAGCCCGGATGTGCTTGTGTAGTTACAAAATGGCCTAAAAGACCAATACGAAAAGGAAGAACAGGTAAAATAAAAGTTAAGTATTACACAGAACGTGTCGGACCAATTGACAAATACGTAACCATACGCTCAAATTCACAAACCGGACCAATTATATTGAAGCTGAAAGGCAATATAGGCGGGTAGTTCCAAACTAAAGTTTGAAATTATAAATGAAGAATTAAAAATTATAAATTGAATAAAATGAAAAAATTAGTAATTACAGGAGCGTTAGCTTTAGCTTTCTTTGCAAATTATAACGCACAAGAAAAAGTAGCACCAAAAGAATCTACACCTGCGGTTGCTGTAAATCCAAATGCTGCAGAACTAAAATTTGAAAAAGAAACACACGATTATGGCACCATAAAACAAGGCGCAGATGGAAATTGTGAGTTTAAATTCAAAAATACAGGAAAAGAGCCCTTGATAATTAGTAATGCACAAGGATCGTGTGGTTGCACCGTGCCAATTTGGCCTAAAGAACCAATTAAGCCGGGAGAATCAAGCACTATTAAGGTTCATTATGATACTAAGCGGGTAGGTGCAATTAGTAAAAGTGTAACCATTACATCTAATGCCAAAAATAGCCCTGCTGTTATTAAGATAAAGGGATTGGTAGAAGCAGCTCCTGCTGAAGAGCCATTTCCAACTAAGAAAACAGACAATGGCGCAACACCTTTTGAAAAAACAACAACCGGATTTAACTAAAAACAGATTATAAAAAAGAAAACTATGAAAAAAGCAATTTTATCAATTGGAGTAGTACTTTGTTTAGTATTTGCTTCTAATGCACAGGAATCTACTACTACATCTATTAATCCGAACGCTCCGGATATGAAGTTTGAAACTGAAGTGATGGATTATGGTTTAATAGAGCATGGATCGAATGGAGTGCGTGAGTTTAAATTTAAAAATGTAGGTAAAGAGCCTTTAATCATTACTAATGCTGTTGGATCTTGCGGATGTACTACTCCGGAATGGCCTAAAGAACCTATTAAGCCAGGTGGAAGTGGTGTAATTAAAGTAAAATACGATACACAACGTGTAGGTAATTTCGAAAAAACTGTTACTCTAACTTCTAATGCAAAAGAAGCTAATAAAGTAATAAGAATTAAAGGGTCTGTAAAAGCGGCACCTGCTGCTCCAGCTGAAGGAGAAAAGAAAGCGAACTAAGCTAGTTAAATTTTTATAACAAAAAAGCCGTTAGATAAAACATCTAACGGCTTTTTTGTTATAATGTTTTTCCTCAAAAGCCAACTGCATATAACTAAAGATTAGTAAGGAGTTTGGTATTTTGAATAAGTAAAATGCCTTCCTAATACCAAATTGAGGCTGCACCTACTAAGATAGATAGTGCGCTTATTACAATAGCTTCTATGATTTAATAGCAACCAAAGCACCATCTTGTAACACAGGAATAATGGACGTTTGATTAGGAGTTAAGCAAAAACGAATGTCGTTTTTTAGTCCTAAACGAGCCAAGCGTTCTTTGTGTGAGGAGTAATTTAAAAATTTAAGGGGATCTTTTTCGGCTATTTGGTATAAATATTTAAGAGCTAGACATCCGTCTCCGTGCGCATATTCTGCTGAACGTTTTTGGATTTCTTCTGTTACGGATCCTGCAAATAGTGCATCTTCCAAGTTGAATTTGTTTTTCCACCCGGAACACAACAATAATATGTTTTTATTTTGCTTTACCAACCAATCACACAACGCATCAATATTTAAGAACGAACCAATTACCACTTTGTGTGATTCTTTGGCAGCTTCAATAGCTTGTGTGCCGTTTGTGGTTGTAAGTACCAGCGTTTGTCCCTTTATGTTTTCACCCATGTAATCGTATGGAGAGTTCCCAAAATCAAAACCATCGAGCTTTACCGCATCGCGCTCTGCACCTACTAAATAGCCTTGTTCTTTGTATTTTCTAGCTTCTTCAACCGTAGCAACTGGAATTATTTTTTCGGCACCATTTTCAAAAGCGATACAGATAGCAGACGTAGCACGAAGTATATCAATGATTACAACAATGTTGTCATCATTCCTGTAAACAGGATATAAGTAAGGGGAGAAACAGGCGTCTATTGTTAAACTCATTGATTGAAAAAATTACTTTCCTAAAAACGGTATTTTTACCACTTTAGCTTTTAATTGTTTATCGCGGATTTTTATAAAGATTTCTGAATCTATTTTGGAGCTGCCTGTAGCAACATATCCTAAGCCTAACCCTTTTTGCAACGTAGGCGATTGTGTGCCCGAAGTAACAACTCCCAAAAGAGCACCTGTAGCATCAACAATTTCGTAGCCATGACGAGGAATGCCTCTGTCAAGCATTTCGAAGCCAACCAGTTTTTTTGTTACACCTTTTTCTTTTTGATTTTTTAAATATTCGCTATTGGTGAATGTTTTGGTAAACTTTGTTATCCATCCCAGTCCAGCTTCTATCGGTGACGTTGTATCATCAATATCATTGCCATACAAACAGAATCCCATTTCTAAGCGCAGGGTATCACGTGCTCCAAGACCAATTGGCTTTATTCCAAATTCTTTTCCGGCATCTATAATAGCGTCCCACATTTTTTCGGCATATTGGTTTTCAAAATAAATTTCAAATCCTCCTGCGCCTGTATATCCTGTATTTGAAATAACCACATTCTCTACACCGTTAAAAGTTCCTTTCTTAAAGCTATAATAAGGAATCTCCGAAAGATTAATAGAAGTAAGCTTTTGCAAGGCTGTTATAGCTTTGGGGCCTTGAATTGCAAGCAGAGAAGTTTTTTCGGAAATATTTACCATCTCTACATTGTCGGAATTAAACTTCTTAATCCAGTTCCAATCTTTTTCTATGTTAGATGCATTTACTACCAACATATAGGTTTTTGCATCAATTCGATAGACCAATAAATCATCTACAATACCTCCTGTTTCATTTGGCAAGCAAGAATATTGAGCTTTGCCGTCTGTTAATGCGGCAACATCATTGGATGTTACACGTTGGATTAAATCAAATGCTTTTTCTCCTCTTATAATAAACTCTCCCATGTGCGATACATCAAACATTCCAAGAGCGTTGCGAACGGTAGCATGTTCGTCATTCAATCCGGTATAACTTACAGGCATATTGTACCCTGCAAAAGGAACCATTTTAGCTCCCAATGAAATATGTTTTTTTTCTAATGCTGTGCTTTTTAGTTCGTTTACTACAGTCTCCATAGTATTGTTTTTTTTAATGATTTTGGATAAGTAAGATACATATTTTTGCTTATAACCCCTTGTAAACACTATCGTATTTTTTAACACCTACTGTCAAATCCCAAATTGGCTGTGCATTTATGCGAATAGTTCTGCTTTCAATAGTTAGCAATTGTGGCAATGCATCTACCACTTTTGCAAAAGACAATTCAGAAAAATCATCTACCAATAATCCACATTTAGTAGCTTGAATTATTTCTTCTACATCGCCAATTTTATTGCCTATCATTGGAATCCCTAATGCCGATAATTCGCCCATTTTAATGGGAGAACTGGCAATCTTGGAATACAAAGGTTTTATAAAAAGCGGACTTACATCAAAAGCACAAACCAATTGCGACACTTCTTTTTTTGTTGCTTTTTTAATAATCAATTTTGAGGTGTCAATTACTAATTCTTTTGCAGCACGTTCTATTTCATGGGCTGGTGTTGCTGTTAGAAAAATAAAATATGCTTCGGGAAATTTTTTCAAAACAGCATTGTAAAACTTTAGCAAT comes from Bacteroidota bacterium and encodes:
- a CDS encoding NAD(P)(+) transhydrogenase (Re/Si-specific) subunit beta, producing MKHALLEICYLIGSVTFILGLKMMGNAKTARKGNLVGAVGMTVAIIGTIFLHEGAVSPIIYSLIFSAIALGTIIGWFTAKRVQMTKMPELVSMFNGMGGACAALIGLMEYEHNLNNTSALIPIVAGLVIGSVSFSGSIIAYLKLNGTMNKPVRLPSYNLINNVVMLTLLVFAAWIVVASPSGAAMLYALFVLAILYGILFTVPIGGADMPVVISLLNSFTGLAAAFGGFLYDNYVMLTGGILVGSAGTLLTLAMCKAMNRPLSNVIFGAFGGGAAAAGAGDDTKGSIKDVTVSDLAVMMNYSKKVVIVPGYGLAVAQAQHVIHELEVLLEERGVEVKYAIHPVAGRMPGHMNVLLAESNVDYGKLIEMEEINPEFDQTDVVLVVGANDVVNPAAKTDPSSPIYGMPILEVERAKNIIINKRSMNAGYAGIDNLLFYNPKTSMFFGDAKKALTDLVAELKTL
- a CDS encoding DUF1573 domain-containing protein; this translates as MRNIVIVVFTLISWGFVAQTTFSDPFAPIIKFDNETYDFGSIKKGADGSCEFKFKNEGQDPLIIDRVEPGCACVVTKWPKRPIRKGRTGKIKVKYYTERVGPIDKYVTIRSNSQTGPIILKLKGNIGG
- a CDS encoding DUF1573 domain-containing protein, with amino-acid sequence MKKLVITGALALAFFANYNAQEKVAPKESTPAVAVNPNAAELKFEKETHDYGTIKQGADGNCEFKFKNTGKEPLIISNAQGSCGCTVPIWPKEPIKPGESSTIKVHYDTKRVGAISKSVTITSNAKNSPAVIKIKGLVEAAPAEEPFPTKKTDNGATPFEKTTTGFN
- a CDS encoding DUF1573 domain-containing protein; amino-acid sequence: MKKAILSIGVVLCLVFASNAQESTTTSINPNAPDMKFETEVMDYGLIEHGSNGVREFKFKNVGKEPLIITNAVGSCGCTTPEWPKEPIKPGGSGVIKVKYDTQRVGNFEKTVTLTSNAKEANKVIRIKGSVKAAPAAPAEGEKKAN
- a CDS encoding 2-phosphosulfolactate phosphatase, whose translation is MSLTIDACFSPYLYPVYRNDDNIVVIIDILRATSAICIAFENGAEKIIPVATVEEARKYKEQGYLVGAERDAVKLDGFDFGNSPYDYMGENIKGQTLVLTTTNGTQAIEAAKESHKVVIGSFLNIDALCDWLVKQNKNILLLCSGWKNKFNLEDALFAGSVTEEIQKRSAEYAHGDGCLALKYLYQIAEKDPLKFLNYSSHKERLARLGLKNDIRFCLTPNQTSIIPVLQDGALVAIKS
- the gcvT gene encoding glycine cleavage system aminomethyltransferase GcvT; amino-acid sequence: METVVNELKSTALEKKHISLGAKMVPFAGYNMPVSYTGLNDEHATVRNALGMFDVSHMGEFIIRGEKAFDLIQRVTSNDVAALTDGKAQYSCLPNETGGIVDDLLVYRIDAKTYMLVVNASNIEKDWNWIKKFNSDNVEMVNISEKTSLLAIQGPKAITALQKLTSINLSEIPYYSFKKGTFNGVENVVISNTGYTGAGGFEIYFENQYAEKMWDAIIDAGKEFGIKPIGLGARDTLRLEMGFCLYGNDIDDTTSPIEAGLGWITKFTKTFTNSEYLKNQKEKGVTKKLVGFEMLDRGIPRHGYEIVDATGALLGVVTSGTQSPTLQKGLGLGYVATGSSKIDSEIFIKIRDKQLKAKVVKIPFLGK